A portion of the Trichomycterus rosablanca isolate fTriRos1 chromosome 17, fTriRos1.hap1, whole genome shotgun sequence genome contains these proteins:
- the clcc1 gene encoding chloride channel CLIC-like protein 1 isoform X1 produces the protein MLILRGCFNLLVVYCFFIITYADENIDDDDEWVDPFDMLNYDHSTQTMKKPAESSSYGKTKRKDFNSESCQRAESPDITECTNKLNMLQKEIMEHKRKGQIFKPHPTCHPVFKRFLLKLLKEIGKIGLPTDASAEEHYDAEVKLSKQMVEEIQNLVNDDGRWRTGALDNALSQILVNFKFHDYEAWKWRFEDTFGVEPYTILMVSLCVLVIVAIICTELWSTVSWFVQFRRMFAICFFISLIWNWFYLYKTAFAEHQANIVKMENVNEKCTGLKKLDWKDNIKEWFRTTWTLQDDPCKMYYEVLVVNPILLVPPMKAITMTLTTFITDPLKHLGQGISEFLRALFKDLPVTLQIPVLLLITAAIVVFMYSCGQAAVQHAFLRPLRGGRRDPFGGIEQQPQNPPLQGMEEEQNRARWAGGDANHRLQPRQLAGQEGNRANQRANLPNQENHEPEVRHVETLRNADDLYLGDETDVQNVAPAEDSVQHAEEEPVTDDNVTTKENEASAEKTVLKPPQAASKSNAAKGDNVDTKTSGNATSNMVGDLATASVTSVKTDSVENIGVPVQETNS, from the exons ATGTTAATTTTAAGGGGTTGTTTCAATCTGTTAGttgtttattgcttttttattattacttacgCCGACGAAAACATTGACGACGATGATGAATGGGTCGACCCGTTTGACATGCTAAACTACGATCACTCTACACAAACCATGAAAAAGCCTGCTGag TCCTCCAGCTACGGGAAAACGAAGAGAAAAGACTTCAATTCAGAGTCCTGTCAGAGAGCAGAAAGTCCAGATATCACCGAATGTACCAACAAGCTCAACATGTTACAAAAAGAG ATCATGGAACACAAAAGGAAGGGGCAAATTTTTAAACCACATCCAACGTGTCACCCAGTGTTCAAGcgcttcctcttaaagcttctgaAGGAAATTGGGAAAATTGGCTTG CCCACTGATGCCAGTGCTGAAGAGCACTACGATGCTGAGGTGAAACTGTCGAAGCAGATGGTGGAAGAGATCCAAAACCTTGTTAATGATGATGGGAGATGGAGAACTGGAGCTCTGGATAATGCTCTCAGCCAAATACTTGTCAACTTTAAATTCCATGACTATGAGGCCTGGAAGTGGCGCTTTGAGGATACGTTTGGTGTTGAGCCATACACTATTTTAATG GTTTCCCTCTGCGTGCTGGTCATTGTTGCCATAATCTGCACTGAGTTGTGGTCCACTGTGTCGTGGTTTGTTCAGTTTAGGAGAATGTTTGCCATCTGCTTCTTCATAAGTCTAATATGGAACTGGTTCTATCTCTACAAG ACTGCCTTTGCTGAGCACCAGGCCAACATTGTAAAGATGGAGAACGTAAATGAGAAATGCACTGGACTGAAGAAACTTGACTGGAAGGACAATATTAAAG AGTGGTTTAGGACTACATGGACTCTTCAGGATGACCCTTGTAAGATGTACTATGAAGTCCTTGTTGTGAACCCAATCCTACTTGTGCCTCCAATGAAG GCCATCACGATGACCCTCACCACTTTTATCACTGACCCTCTGAAACACTTAGGACAGGGCATTAGTGAGTTTCTTCGAGCCTTATTTAAGGACCTGCCAGTCACACTTCAAATCCCGGTTCTACTTTTGATCACGGCTGCTATTGTG GTGTTCATGTACAGTTGTGGCCAAGCAGCGGTCCAGCATGCCTTTTTACGGCCTTTGCGAGGTGGTCGACGAGACCCTTTTGGTGGAATTGAGCAGCAACCACAAAATCCTCCATTGCAGGGGATGGAagaagaacagaacagagcCCGGTGGGCAGGAGGTGATGCCAATCACCGCTTACAACCTAGACAGCTCGCTGGTCAAGAAGGGAACAGAGCCAACCAAAGGGCTAACCTACCTAACCAAGAGAACCACGAGCCTGAAGTTCGGCATGTAGAAACCTTGAGAAATGCAGACGATCTTTACCTCGGGGATGAGACTGACGTCCAAAATGTGGCTCCGGCTGAGGATTCAGTTCAACACGCAGAGGAAGAACCTGTGACTGACGACAATGTGACAACGAAGGAAAATGAGGCATCAGCTGAGAAGACGGTGCTAAAACCTCCTCAGGCTGCATCCAAGAGTAACGCTGCTAAAGGTGACAACGTAGATACCAAAACATCAGGAAATGCTACAAGTAATATG GTGGGGGATTTGGCAACAGCTTCAGTCACGTCGGTGAAAACGGACAGTGTGGAAAAcattggtgttccagttcaaGAAACAAATTCATAA
- the clcc1 gene encoding chloride channel CLIC-like protein 1 isoform X2, which yields MLILRGCFNLLVVYCFFIITYADENIDDDDEWVDPFDMLNYDHSTQTMKKPAESSSYGKTKRKDFNSESCQRAESPDITECTNKLNMLQKEIMEHKRKGQIFKPHPTCHPVFKRFLLKLLKEIGKIGLPTDASAEEHYDAEVKLSKQMVEEIQNLVNDDGRWRTGALDNALSQILVNFKFHDYEAWKWRFEDTFGVEPYTILMVSLCVLVIVAIICTELWSTVSWFVQFRRMFAICFFISLIWNWFYLYKTAFAEHQANIVKMENVNEKCTGLKKLDWKDNIKEWFRTTWTLQDDPCKMYYEVLVVNPILLVPPMKAITMTLTTFITDPLKHLGQGISEFLRALFKDLPVTLQIPVLLLITAAIVVFMYSCGQAAVQHAFLRPLRGGRRDPFGGIEQQPQNPPLQGMEEEQNRARWAGGDANHRLQPRQLAGQEGNRANQRANLPNQENHEPEVRHVETLRNADDLYLGDETDVQNVAPAEDSVQHAEEEPVTDDNVTTKENEASAEKTVLKPPQAASKSNAAKGDNVDTKTSGNATSNMTG from the exons ATGTTAATTTTAAGGGGTTGTTTCAATCTGTTAGttgtttattgcttttttattattacttacgCCGACGAAAACATTGACGACGATGATGAATGGGTCGACCCGTTTGACATGCTAAACTACGATCACTCTACACAAACCATGAAAAAGCCTGCTGag TCCTCCAGCTACGGGAAAACGAAGAGAAAAGACTTCAATTCAGAGTCCTGTCAGAGAGCAGAAAGTCCAGATATCACCGAATGTACCAACAAGCTCAACATGTTACAAAAAGAG ATCATGGAACACAAAAGGAAGGGGCAAATTTTTAAACCACATCCAACGTGTCACCCAGTGTTCAAGcgcttcctcttaaagcttctgaAGGAAATTGGGAAAATTGGCTTG CCCACTGATGCCAGTGCTGAAGAGCACTACGATGCTGAGGTGAAACTGTCGAAGCAGATGGTGGAAGAGATCCAAAACCTTGTTAATGATGATGGGAGATGGAGAACTGGAGCTCTGGATAATGCTCTCAGCCAAATACTTGTCAACTTTAAATTCCATGACTATGAGGCCTGGAAGTGGCGCTTTGAGGATACGTTTGGTGTTGAGCCATACACTATTTTAATG GTTTCCCTCTGCGTGCTGGTCATTGTTGCCATAATCTGCACTGAGTTGTGGTCCACTGTGTCGTGGTTTGTTCAGTTTAGGAGAATGTTTGCCATCTGCTTCTTCATAAGTCTAATATGGAACTGGTTCTATCTCTACAAG ACTGCCTTTGCTGAGCACCAGGCCAACATTGTAAAGATGGAGAACGTAAATGAGAAATGCACTGGACTGAAGAAACTTGACTGGAAGGACAATATTAAAG AGTGGTTTAGGACTACATGGACTCTTCAGGATGACCCTTGTAAGATGTACTATGAAGTCCTTGTTGTGAACCCAATCCTACTTGTGCCTCCAATGAAG GCCATCACGATGACCCTCACCACTTTTATCACTGACCCTCTGAAACACTTAGGACAGGGCATTAGTGAGTTTCTTCGAGCCTTATTTAAGGACCTGCCAGTCACACTTCAAATCCCGGTTCTACTTTTGATCACGGCTGCTATTGTG GTGTTCATGTACAGTTGTGGCCAAGCAGCGGTCCAGCATGCCTTTTTACGGCCTTTGCGAGGTGGTCGACGAGACCCTTTTGGTGGAATTGAGCAGCAACCACAAAATCCTCCATTGCAGGGGATGGAagaagaacagaacagagcCCGGTGGGCAGGAGGTGATGCCAATCACCGCTTACAACCTAGACAGCTCGCTGGTCAAGAAGGGAACAGAGCCAACCAAAGGGCTAACCTACCTAACCAAGAGAACCACGAGCCTGAAGTTCGGCATGTAGAAACCTTGAGAAATGCAGACGATCTTTACCTCGGGGATGAGACTGACGTCCAAAATGTGGCTCCGGCTGAGGATTCAGTTCAACACGCAGAGGAAGAACCTGTGACTGACGACAATGTGACAACGAAGGAAAATGAGGCATCAGCTGAGAAGACGGTGCTAAAACCTCCTCAGGCTGCATCCAAGAGTAACGCTGCTAAAGGTGACAACGTAGATACCAAAACATCAGGAAATGCTACAAGTAATATG acaggatga